A window of the Methanoculleus horonobensis genome harbors these coding sequences:
- the flaJ gene encoding archaellar assembly protein FlaJ — MFEDVTERLRAANQGKIPFEEQAKILGDLRSTILENKKMEQDLLLMYTYMAAITTSTVTRPEIFQYTAERFEYIPSRYIAKVQRLVSGWGQNYSNALRAVAERCRNGTLQSMLNRYANSIDSGVPDDDFIGTELSSIRSIYRNSFEQGIELLKKWGDAYIAMLLSGALVAIIIMISVAIYAPDGIESALNSSYFIILAISVFGLFIMYQAVPDDPRTHGLVEICSREQALIRRLERLILPITAAIGLMLILAGANAGIIFLLVGLLLMPLGVIGYIDDANVVNRDNDFSTFIRGLGSIMGGKGITTGDALQEVDRKSLVHLEPFINSVSTKLNLGLDEAGSWKKFIGETGSYLVYKYMNIFRDAVALGGSPDAIGKIVGSSMLEQVLLRRKRDMMVKGFIVLLVPMHGAMIGIFVFLFEILLSMSRAVTEVMSHFEETSAALTGGTSSLGGSMATSLNIFVNFPEDVMRTYVVTILLMLTVANVLAGKIVMGGDRYLYYFFTSLLCVATGAVYIIAPIMVSAFFNIPAFVEV; from the coding sequence TTGTTTGAGGATGTGACCGAACGGCTGCGGGCGGCAAACCAGGGGAAGATCCCGTTCGAGGAGCAGGCGAAAATTCTCGGCGATCTCCGCTCCACCATCCTCGAGAACAAGAAGATGGAGCAGGATCTGCTCCTCATGTACACCTACATGGCCGCGATCACCACATCGACCGTGACCAGACCCGAGATCTTCCAGTACACCGCCGAGCGGTTCGAGTACATCCCGTCGCGCTACATAGCAAAGGTGCAGCGCCTCGTCAGCGGGTGGGGCCAGAACTACTCCAATGCCCTCCGGGCGGTCGCGGAGCGGTGCCGGAACGGAACCCTCCAGAGCATGCTCAACCGCTACGCCAACTCCATCGACTCCGGTGTCCCGGACGACGATTTCATCGGCACGGAACTCTCGAGCATCCGGAGCATCTACCGGAACTCGTTCGAGCAGGGGATCGAACTCCTGAAGAAGTGGGGCGACGCCTACATCGCGATGCTCCTCTCGGGAGCGCTCGTCGCGATCATCATCATGATCTCGGTGGCCATCTATGCTCCCGACGGGATCGAATCGGCGCTGAACTCATCCTACTTCATCATCCTCGCAATATCGGTCTTCGGCCTCTTTATCATGTACCAGGCCGTCCCCGACGACCCCCGCACGCACGGCCTTGTCGAGATCTGCTCGCGAGAACAGGCCCTCATCCGGCGGCTGGAACGCCTGATCCTGCCGATAACCGCGGCAATCGGGCTGATGCTCATCCTCGCCGGCGCCAACGCGGGCATCATCTTCCTGCTTGTCGGCCTGCTCCTGATGCCGCTCGGGGTCATCGGCTACATCGACGACGCGAACGTCGTCAACCGCGACAACGACTTCTCCACGTTCATCCGGGGCCTCGGGTCGATCATGGGCGGCAAAGGCATCACCACCGGCGACGCGCTCCAGGAGGTCGACAGGAAGTCGCTCGTCCACTTAGAACCGTTCATCAACTCGGTCTCGACGAAGCTGAACCTCGGGCTCGACGAAGCCGGGAGCTGGAAGAAGTTCATCGGGGAGACCGGCAGTTACCTGGTCTACAAGTACATGAACATCTTCCGCGACGCGGTGGCTCTCGGCGGATCGCCCGACGCGATCGGAAAGATCGTCGGTTCATCGATGCTCGAACAGGTGTTGCTCAGGAGGAAGCGCGACATGATGGTGAAGGGGTTTATCGTCCTGCTCGTGCCGATGCACGGAGCGATGATCGGCATCTTCGTCTTCCTCTTCGAGATTCTCCTCTCGATGTCCCGCGCCGTGACGGAGGTGATGAGCCATTTCGAGGAGACCTCAGCAGCACTCACGGGAGGAACGTCCTCGCTCGGCGGCTCCATGGCAACGTCCCTGAACATCTTCGTGAACTTCCCCGAAGACGTAATGCGAACCTACGTGGTGACGATCCTCTTAATGCTGACCGTTGCAAATGTACTGGCAGGAAAGATTGTCATGGGCGGCGACCGATACCTGTACTACTTCTTCACAAGCCTGCTCTGCGTGGCAACCGGTGCCGTCTACATCATTGCACCGATCATGGTGAGCGCATTCTTTAACATTCCGGCATTCGTGGAGGTGTGA
- a CDS encoding flagellin, producing the protein MSSETFTTAMFLIAAIISAGVLINAVFPVIYTLSSTISSSSHNVDERLSTDVKVVTTYASSSGHTAKIWLKNIGTGRVPDASIQRADVFLGGRGNFIRLTRAATLDEGGTWRYEILEDANNYWDPGETLYIEAMTTQIPVKGDIVYFQFVLPSGLSRSTTFTASD; encoded by the coding sequence ATGTCGAGCGAAACCTTCACCACAGCGATGTTCCTTATCGCCGCCATCATATCGGCCGGCGTCCTCATTAACGCAGTATTCCCGGTAATCTACACGCTCTCGAGCACGATCTCGTCGTCCTCCCACAACGTGGACGAACGGTTGAGTACGGACGTAAAGGTCGTCACGACCTACGCCAGCAGCTCCGGCCACACGGCCAAGATCTGGCTGAAGAACATCGGCACCGGGAGGGTTCCCGATGCCAGCATACAGAGGGCCGACGTCTTCCTCGGCGGCCGGGGAAACTTCATACGGTTAACGCGAGCGGCGACGCTTGATGAGGGAGGAACCTGGAGGTATGAGATCCTCGAAGACGCCAACAACTACTGGGACCCCGGCGAGACGCTCTATATCGAGGCGATGACCACACAGATTCCCGTTAAAGGGGATATCGTCTACTTCCAGTTCGTCCTCCCCTCCGGTCTCTCCCGGTCGACCACCTTCACCGCGAGTGATTGA
- the cheB gene encoding chemotaxis-specific protein-glutamate methyltransferase CheB, whose amino-acid sequence MIRVLIVDDSLFIRTILRDLLKDSPDIEVVGTAVNGIDALEKISALKPDVVTLDIEMPRMNGLETLEALQDVRAKPKVIVLSTLTSRQADMTHQALRLGADDFMLKPRDVPNVRGIERELIQKIRNLVTLPTIVKSTEVRRDEADAIVLIGSSAGGPPMLDTLLSALPQDLPAAVVVTQHMPEGFTASLAERLNRVSALPVKETGNGDSLDTGTVLISKAGFHTVISGVASGNGKNHGRIIHSTAPRLHAVRPAVDKTFASAARVFGPRTVAVLLSGMGNDGGEGMLAVKTAGGKTMVCAEEDCLVYGMARSALTRDCVDKVVPFEGLAREIARAVGKLEVNHV is encoded by the coding sequence ATGATACGGGTTCTGATCGTCGACGACTCGCTTTTCATCCGTACGATACTCCGGGATCTACTCAAAGACAGTCCGGATATTGAAGTGGTCGGAACGGCGGTCAACGGCATCGATGCCCTCGAAAAGATATCCGCTCTAAAACCCGACGTCGTCACGCTCGACATCGAGATGCCCCGGATGAACGGCCTTGAGACGCTCGAGGCGCTTCAGGATGTCCGCGCGAAACCGAAAGTGATCGTCCTGAGCACCCTGACGTCCCGCCAGGCCGATATGACCCACCAGGCGCTGCGGCTCGGGGCGGACGACTTCATGCTCAAACCGAGGGACGTTCCGAACGTCAGGGGCATCGAGAGAGAACTCATCCAGAAGATCAGGAACCTTGTCACGCTCCCCACGATCGTAAAATCCACCGAAGTCAGACGGGATGAGGCGGATGCAATCGTTCTGATAGGTTCTTCTGCCGGGGGCCCACCGATGCTCGACACGCTCCTCTCCGCGCTTCCGCAGGACCTGCCCGCGGCGGTCGTCGTCACCCAGCACATGCCCGAGGGGTTCACCGCATCGCTCGCCGAGCGCCTGAACAGAGTCTCTGCTCTCCCCGTCAAAGAGACCGGGAACGGAGACAGCCTCGATACCGGAACCGTCCTGATCTCAAAGGCCGGATTCCATACCGTCATCTCAGGAGTCGCATCGGGCAACGGGAAGAACCACGGGCGAATCATCCACTCGACCGCCCCCCGCCTGCACGCGGTTCGGCCTGCCGTCGACAAGACATTTGCCTCTGCAGCACGCGTATTCGGCCCGCGCACCGTTGCCGTGCTCCTCTCGGGGATGGGGAACGACGGCGGCGAGGGAATGCTCGCGGTGAAGACTGCAGGCGGCAAAACGATGGTATGCGCCGAAGAGGACTGTCTCGTATACGGGATGGCACGCTCCGCTCTCACCAGGGACTGCGTCGACAAGGTGGTTCCGTTCGAGGGTCTCGCACGCGAGATCGCGAGAGCAGTCGGAAAACTCGAGGTGAATCATGTTTGA
- a CDS encoding response regulator: MGRILIVDDTMFMRTLLKNILFSGGHDIVGEAADGAEALAKYQELKPDLVTMDVVMPKMNGIEALKAIKAADPAAKIVMCTAVGQEQMVKLAVKSGARGYIVKPFQAPKVLEEVKNVLSA, encoded by the coding sequence ATGGGGAGAATCCTAATCGTCGATGATACAATGTTTATGAGAACGTTGCTGAAGAATATCCTCTTCTCCGGCGGGCACGACATCGTCGGTGAGGCAGCGGACGGGGCGGAGGCCCTCGCCAAATATCAGGAACTCAAGCCCGACCTCGTCACGATGGACGTGGTCATGCCGAAGATGAACGGGATCGAGGCGCTCAAGGCCATCAAAGCGGCCGATCCGGCAGCAAAAATCGTCATGTGTACGGCGGTCGGCCAGGAGCAGATGGTCAAACTTGCCGTCAAGAGCGGTGCACGAGGCTACATCGTCAAACCGTTCCAGGCTCCGAAAGTTCTCGAAGAAGTCAAGAACGTCCTCAGTGCGTAA
- a CDS encoding CheF family chemotaxis protein — MKSVPVKVEHEGKWVPTTMGIAEDRFRIDAPLNQEIPYKSVVDLEEKKNQVLITVGADGEAVYRIASVEKVLLVLKKFIITQASAYRLNAFFMSPAIRGGVLVQNAQWEKGAITVMKTGIWFTSPEKQVCIPLEEVTGIELTSREIQEKNLDVVKIDHLIENELVTSFVLCPLTTLQVLYNFLKEATHDTETREEIDPLTGQVAMLVYSGMDSSAIENMLKLSHKELDAIYENLLGSGLAEVLYVRKEVQLTPKGVRYISESVKSPLD; from the coding sequence ATGAAATCGGTTCCGGTAAAGGTCGAGCACGAAGGCAAGTGGGTCCCGACGACGATGGGTATCGCTGAGGACCGTTTCCGCATTGATGCCCCTCTTAATCAGGAGATCCCTTACAAGTCCGTGGTCGATCTCGAGGAGAAGAAGAACCAGGTGCTCATTACCGTCGGGGCAGACGGAGAAGCCGTTTACCGTATCGCATCGGTCGAGAAGGTCCTCCTGGTCTTAAAGAAGTTCATCATCACCCAGGCCAGCGCCTACCGGCTGAACGCTTTCTTCATGTCGCCCGCAATCCGTGGGGGGGTGCTCGTCCAGAACGCCCAATGGGAGAAGGGCGCGATCACCGTCATGAAGACCGGGATCTGGTTCACGAGCCCGGAGAAGCAGGTCTGCATCCCGCTCGAAGAGGTGACCGGCATCGAACTTACGTCCAGGGAGATCCAGGAGAAGAATCTCGACGTCGTGAAGATCGATCACCTGATCGAGAACGAACTTGTGACGAGCTTCGTCCTCTGCCCGCTGACGACGCTCCAGGTTCTCTACAACTTCCTCAAAGAGGCGACACACGATACCGAGACCCGCGAGGAGATCGATCCCCTGACAGGGCAGGTGGCCATGCTCGTGTACAGCGGGATGGACTCAAGCGCCATCGAGAACATGCTGAAACTCTCGCACAAAGAACTCGACGCCATCTACGAGAATCTCCTCGGCTCAGGACTCGCCGAAGTGCTCTACGTCAGGAAGGAAGTGCAACTAACCCCGAAAGGTGTAAGATACATCTCAGAGTCTGTAAAATCTCCATTGGATTAA
- a CDS encoding flagellar protein FlaF, whose translation MSAGPLVASGIGIFLLVVTAYILIGGTLTTTEVMVEAQSNLASYQEVRMRTAIAVQNTTLDGPTLSVEVKNTGSEPVIDVTSIDVYLQIEGEPVYIPYGTDACHWSKVNITPDGIHPAELDPGETLTLSVTCTEDANLTWVQVVTPNGVSSSAYITTGD comes from the coding sequence ATGAGTGCGGGACCCCTCGTTGCATCCGGAATCGGCATCTTCCTCCTGGTCGTCACCGCCTACATCCTGATAGGCGGCACCCTCACCACCACCGAAGTGATGGTCGAAGCGCAGAGCAATCTCGCCTCCTACCAGGAGGTTCGGATGCGGACGGCGATCGCAGTCCAGAACACGACCCTCGACGGCCCGACCCTCTCCGTCGAGGTGAAGAACACCGGGAGCGAACCGGTCATCGACGTCACGTCCATCGACGTCTACCTCCAGATCGAGGGCGAACCGGTCTACATCCCCTACGGCACCGACGCCTGCCACTGGAGCAAGGTGAACATAACTCCCGACGGGATACACCCGGCCGAGCTCGACCCCGGCGAGACCCTCACCCTCTCCGTCACCTGCACGGAGGACGCCAACCTCACGTGGGTTCAGGTCGTCACGCCAAACGGGGTCTCCAGTTCGGCATACATAACCACAGGTGACTAG
- a CDS encoding ATPase domain-containing protein, producing the protein MAMSDDENSSPFEMPDQTILSTGNSELDKKIADGLPLGSLSLIEGENDTGKSVLTQQIIWGALKQGFNVDLFSTENTSKSFLTQMESMSLDVSDYFAWGYLRVFPMHVVGFEWTKEKMQGTLERMITFMEQSKAQVIVIDSLTLFTEYAKQDTVLTFFTNCKNLVDHGKTILVTLHTYAFVEDSLVRIRSICDAHLFMKKALVGGKYVMMLEVVKVRGARKTTGNIISFEVHPGYGIKIIPVSVAKV; encoded by the coding sequence ATGGCTATGAGCGACGACGAAAACAGCAGTCCCTTCGAGATGCCCGACCAGACGATCCTCTCGACCGGGAACTCCGAACTCGACAAGAAGATCGCCGACGGCCTCCCCCTCGGGTCGCTCAGCCTCATCGAGGGCGAGAACGACACCGGCAAGAGCGTGCTCACCCAGCAGATCATCTGGGGCGCCTTGAAGCAGGGGTTCAACGTCGACCTCTTCTCGACCGAGAACACGAGCAAGAGTTTCCTCACCCAGATGGAGTCGATGAGCCTCGATGTCTCCGACTACTTCGCCTGGGGCTACCTCCGGGTCTTTCCCATGCACGTCGTCGGGTTCGAGTGGACGAAAGAGAAGATGCAGGGAACGCTCGAGCGGATGATCACCTTCATGGAGCAGAGCAAAGCACAGGTGATCGTCATCGACTCGCTCACCCTCTTCACCGAGTACGCCAAGCAGGACACGGTCCTTACGTTCTTCACGAACTGCAAGAACCTCGTCGACCACGGCAAGACCATCCTCGTAACCCTCCACACCTACGCCTTCGTCGAAGACTCCCTCGTCCGGATTCGTTCGATCTGCGACGCTCACCTCTTCATGAAGAAGGCGCTCGTCGGGGGCAAATACGTCATGATGCTCGAGGTCGTCAAGGTTCGCGGCGCACGAAAGACTACGGGTAACATCATCAGTTTCGAGGTTCACCCCGGGTACGGCATCAAGATCATCCCCGTCTCGGTCGCGAAGGTGTGA
- a CDS encoding type II/IV secretion system ATPase subunit: protein MGSALEATVTLPFEPEFIDEGNDCYNNVESCALYRMLPANARDYVKASPHLLEYLHILPVNTVGIPLFLSELKRDLKSMENPNIIYPVNETTFIHIFPDPNDVRNWYIPIEPSFLHSVKEILPVIEEKLIDLIDALDEEPVTQQARVGVLKNFIQQLVYVKRPGEEIDESLLAGGTAKDLAVRIRTFLTSEIGAPKRPQTSGRQELADGRIILTQQEYKALEYMIIRDKIEMGTLKPFLSDRYIEDITCDGVGPIFIEHKIFKGLKSVIGFRDSQELDNFVIKLAERIKQPLTYRNPIVDSTLPDGSRINIVYGTEISKHGSNFTIRKVNEVPLSILQVIESGACDYMMAAYLWICLEYGMSMFVSGETASGKTTTLNALTTFLPPENKIVTIEDTPELTVPHRNWTREVAKAKGKGEGEGSEVTMFDLLKAALRQRPNQILVGEIRGVEGSVAFSAMQTGHPVMSTFHAASVEKLIQRLCGDPINIPKTYVDNLNLVIIQSAVKLPHGGTVRRMLSVNELVGYDPETQGFSFMAAFVWDPATDAFTFTGRGSSFLLENKIATMLGIPENRRADIYDEVDKRAKILERLHKAGYTQFWDLFHMTTKIKKQGLLNIEV from the coding sequence ATGGGATCGGCGCTGGAAGCAACGGTCACCCTCCCCTTCGAGCCCGAGTTCATCGACGAGGGGAACGACTGCTACAACAACGTGGAGTCCTGCGCACTCTACCGGATGCTCCCGGCAAACGCCCGCGACTACGTCAAGGCAAGCCCCCACCTCCTCGAGTATCTCCACATCCTGCCGGTCAACACCGTCGGCATCCCGCTCTTCCTCTCGGAGCTGAAGCGGGACTTGAAATCGATGGAGAACCCGAACATCATCTACCCGGTGAACGAGACGACGTTCATCCATATCTTCCCCGACCCAAACGATGTCCGGAACTGGTACATCCCGATCGAGCCGTCGTTCCTGCACTCCGTCAAAGAGATCCTCCCGGTGATCGAGGAGAAACTGATCGATCTGATCGACGCCCTCGATGAAGAGCCGGTGACCCAGCAGGCACGGGTCGGGGTGCTGAAGAACTTCATCCAGCAACTCGTCTACGTCAAACGGCCGGGTGAGGAGATCGACGAATCCCTGCTTGCCGGCGGAACGGCAAAGGATCTCGCGGTCCGGATCAGAACCTTCCTCACCTCGGAGATCGGCGCGCCGAAGCGACCGCAAACTTCGGGGCGCCAGGAACTTGCCGACGGGCGGATCATCCTCACGCAGCAGGAGTACAAGGCGCTCGAGTACATGATAATTCGCGACAAGATCGAGATGGGGACGCTCAAACCGTTTCTCTCCGACAGGTATATCGAGGATATCACCTGCGACGGCGTCGGGCCGATCTTCATCGAGCACAAGATCTTCAAAGGGCTGAAGTCGGTCATCGGGTTTCGAGACTCCCAGGAACTCGACAACTTCGTCATCAAACTCGCCGAGCGGATCAAACAGCCGTTGACCTACAGGAACCCCATCGTGGACTCGACCCTCCCCGACGGCTCGCGTATCAACATCGTCTACGGAACCGAGATCAGCAAGCACGGCAGCAACTTCACCATCCGTAAGGTGAACGAGGTCCCCCTGAGCATCCTGCAGGTGATCGAGAGCGGGGCGTGCGACTACATGATGGCCGCCTACCTCTGGATCTGCCTCGAATACGGGATGTCGATGTTCGTCTCCGGCGAGACCGCAAGCGGCAAGACGACCACCTTGAACGCCCTCACGACCTTCCTCCCGCCCGAGAACAAGATCGTCACCATCGAGGATACCCCGGAACTGACCGTCCCCCACAGAAACTGGACACGCGAGGTCGCAAAAGCCAAAGGAAAGGGCGAAGGAGAAGGCTCGGAGGTCACGATGTTCGATCTCCTCAAAGCTGCGCTGCGTCAGCGTCCGAACCAGATCCTGGTCGGTGAGATCCGTGGTGTGGAAGGGTCCGTCGCCTTCTCCGCAATGCAGACCGGTCACCCGGTGATGAGCACCTTCCACGCAGCGTCGGTCGAAAAACTGATCCAGCGTCTCTGCGGCGACCCGATCAATATCCCGAAGACCTACGTCGACAACTTAAACCTGGTCATCATCCAGAGCGCCGTGAAACTCCCCCATGGGGGGACCGTGCGGCGGATGCTCAGCGTCAACGAACTCGTGGGCTACGATCCCGAGACGCAGGGGTTCTCCTTCATGGCGGCGTTCGTCTGGGACCCCGCTACCGACGCCTTCACCTTCACCGGGAGAGGAAGCAGTTTCCTCCTCGAGAACAAGATCGCAACGATGCTCGGCATCCCCGAGAACCGGCGGGCCGACATCTACGATGAGGTCGACAAACGCGCGAAAATCCTTGAGCGGCTTCACAAAGCGGGATACACCCAGTTCTGGGATCTCTTCCACATGACCACGAAGATCAAGAAGCAGGGACTGCTCAACATCGAGGTGTAG
- a CDS encoding archaellin/type IV pilin N-terminal domain-containing protein — MRKNFNENAFTGLEAAIVLIAFIVVAAVFSYVILGAGFFTTQKSQEVVHTGVSQASSSIEIVGNVYGVNNTTTDGGLGYIKFAVANTAGGTPIDVTQMVVVYIDENTRQEMDWEAGADEDDLKTANYNNWTILEFYNNVTDNTLLEPGEQFVLGIHVADPAPNQQFSVNLQPAAGAVYPIKRTVPPAINTINILL; from the coding sequence ATGAGAAAGAACTTTAACGAAAACGCATTCACCGGTCTTGAGGCGGCGATCGTCCTGATCGCGTTCATCGTCGTGGCCGCGGTCTTCTCGTACGTTATACTCGGCGCCGGCTTCTTCACAACCCAGAAGAGCCAGGAGGTCGTCCACACCGGCGTGAGCCAGGCAAGTTCCAGCATCGAGATCGTCGGCAACGTCTATGGCGTGAACAACACCACAACCGATGGTGGCCTTGGGTACATCAAGTTTGCAGTCGCAAACACCGCCGGCGGTACCCCCATTGATGTGACCCAGATGGTGGTCGTCTACATCGATGAGAACACCCGCCAGGAGATGGACTGGGAGGCTGGTGCGGACGAGGATGACCTCAAGACAGCAAATTACAACAACTGGACAATCCTTGAGTTCTACAACAACGTGACCGACAACACGCTCCTTGAGCCGGGCGAGCAGTTTGTATTGGGCATACATGTCGCGGACCCCGCCCCGAACCAGCAGTTCTCTGTAAACCTGCAGCCGGCTGCCGGTGCCGTTTACCCGATCAAGAGGACGGTCCCCCCCGCTATCAACACGATTAACATACTCCTCTAA